A single Drosophila ananassae strain 14024-0371.13 chromosome 3L, ASM1763931v2, whole genome shotgun sequence DNA region contains:
- the LOC6496289 gene encoding kinesin-like protein unc-104 isoform X9, with amino-acid sequence MSSVKVAVRVRPFNSREIARESKCIIEMSGATTAITNPKVPPNTSESVKRFNFDYSYWSHDHHDADFSTQSMVYKDIGEEMLQHSFDGYNVCIFAYGQTGAGKSYTMMGRQEEQQEGIIPMICKDLFGRIQQTETDDLKYSVEVSYMEIYCERVRDLLNPKNKGNLRVREHPLLGPYVEDLSKLAVTDYQDIHDLIDEGNKARTVAATNMNETSSRSHAVFTIFFTQRRHDTMTDLITEKVSKISLVDLAGSERADSTGAKGTRLKEGANINKSLTTLGKVISALAEVASKKKNAKKADFIPYRDSALTWLLRENLGGNSKTAMIAAISPADINYDETLSTLRYADRAKQIVCKAVVNEDANAKLIRELKEEIQKLRDLLKAEGIEVQEGPDGKVVCEKRDANKDELTKSTVIKSPTKSRNRNGSTTEMAVDQLQASEKLIAELNETWEEKLKRTEEIRLQREAVFAEMGVAVKEDGITVGVFSPKKTPHLVNLNEDPNLSECLLYYIKDGLTRLGTHEANVPQDIQLSGSHILKEHCTFENRNSTVTLLPHKDAIIYVNGRKLVEPEVLKTGSRVILGKNHVFRFTNPEQARELRDKIETETEAENEVEKADTQQVDWNFAQCELLEKQGIDLKAEMKKRLDNLEEQYKREKLQADQQFEEQRKTYEARIDALQKQVEEQSMTMSMYSSYSPEDFHQEEDVYTNPMYESCWTAREAGLAAWAFRKWRYHQFTSLRDDLWGNAIFLKEANAISVELKKKVQFQFTLLTDTLYSPLPPELASSMAPLQQEDEFGAPPVSKTLVAVEVTDTKNGATHYWSLEKLRQRLELMREMYHNEAEMSPTSPDYNVESLTGGDPFYDRFPWFRMVGRSFIYLSNLLYPVPLVHKVAIVNERGDVRGYLRIAVQPVLDEESIDFNNGVKQSARLVFNEDDAKPKYRALNEKDDVQKYIDNGGLESKLDAELEDVDSGRGIDSNSASECHENAEEPGEHLQVGKEFTFRVTVLQATGIGAEYADIFCQFNFLHRHEEAFSTEPVKNSASGAPLGFYHVQNITVPVTKSFIEYLKTQPIMFKIFGHYQTHPLHKDAKQEFVSRPPPRRMLPPSIPISQPVRSPKFGPLPCAPTSTVLAKHDVLVWFEICELAPNGEYVPSVVEHSDDLPCRGLFLLHQGIQRRIRITIVHEPTAEVKWKDINELVVGRIRNTPESSDEQDEDACVLSLGLFPGEALEVPGDDRSFYRFEAAWDSSLHNSALLNRVSQGGETIYITLSAYLELENCARPAIITKDLSMVIYGRDARTGPRSLKHLFSGQYRNPEANRLTGVYELALRRASEAGVQRRQRRVLDTSSTYVRGEENLHGWRPRGDSLIFDHQWELEKLTRLEEVGRMRHLLLLRERLGMDTNPNPTTKTEKDVCNLAARAATSPVHMVIPQSPQTPIKDPQQIIPERQYNQREQDLMLKCLKLVQGRYTKSEANDTQTQSDVSPSDEGCADMTVSCISSNSMENNKFVIRRRLCSPDRSDAPNGWEAPAPATQPALPLRLYVPELEEIRVSPVVARKGLLNVLEHGGSGWKKRWVIVRRPYVFIYRSEKDPVERAVLNLATAQVECSEDQAAMVKIPNTFSVVTKHRGYLLQTLGDKEVHDWLYAINPLLAGQIKSRLARRTLEPASQTVSQIQANNAANASSANK; translated from the exons ATGTCGTCGGTTAAGGTGGCGGTGCGAGTGCGCCCCTTCAACTCACGGGAAATAGCCAGGGAGTCGAAATGCATTATCGAGATGAGCGGGGCCACAACGG CCATTACCAACCCAAAAGTACCGCCAAACACAAGCGAGTCGGTGAAGCGATTCAACTTTGATTACTCCTACTGGTCACATGAT CACCACGATGCCGACTTCTCCACACAATCGATGGTCTACAAGGACATTGGGGAGGAGATGCTGCAGCACTCCTTCGATGGCTACAATGTCTGCATTTTCGCCTACGGCCAGACTGGTGCTGGCAAGTCGTACACCATGATGGGCAggcaggaggagcagcaggaggGTATCATACCCATGATTTGCAAGGATCTATTCGGTCGTATCCAGCAAACAGAGACCGACGATCTCAAATATTCG GTGGAAGTCTCTTATATGGAAATTTATTGCGAGCGTGTCCGGGATCTTCTGAATCCCAAAAACAAGGGCAATCTACGAGTCAGAGAGCATCCTCTGCTGGGTCCTTATGTTGAGGACTTGTCGAAATTGGCAGTCACTGATTACCAGGACATACACGATCTCATTGATGAGGGAAACAAGGCTCG AACTGTGGCCGCCACCAACATGAACGAAACCAGCTCCCGTTCCCATGCGGTGTTTaccatctttttcacccagcGCCGACATGATACGATGACCGATCTGATCACAGAGAAGGTATCCAAGATCAGCTTGGTGGATCTTGCTGGCTCGGAGCGAGCTGATTCCACCGGCGCCAAGGGCACCCGCTTGAAGGAGGGAGCCAACATCAATAAGTCGCTGACTACTTTGGGCAAAGTTATCTCAGCTCTGGCGGAAGTT GCCTCTAAGAAAAAGAATGCCAAGAAGGCAGACTTTATTCCGTATCGTGATTCGGCCCTGACTTGGTTACTCCGTGAAAACCTGGGAGGTAATTCCAAAACTGCTATGATTGCCGCCATCTCCCCGGCAGATATCAACTATGATGAAACTCTCAGCACACTGCG CTATGCGGATCGTGCCAAGCAAATTGTTTGCAAGGCTGTCGTCAACGAAGACGCCAATGCCAAGCTTATTCGCGAACTCAAGGAGGAGATCCAGAAACTCCGGGATCTATTGAAAGCCGAGGGTATTGAAGTACAAGAAG GACCCGATGGCAAAGTGGTGTGTGAGAAGCGCGATGCGAATA AGGACGAACTCACCAAGTCCACGGTGATCAAGTCACCCACTAAGTCCCGAAACCGCAATGGATCCACCACGGAAATGGCAGTGGATCAGCTCCAAGCCAGCGAGAAACTAATAGCAG AACTCAACGAGACCTGGGAGGAGAAACTCAAGCGCACCGAGGAGATTCGTCTGCAACGTGAGGCGGTCTTTGCCGAGATGGGCGTGGCCGTCAAGGAGGATGGCATTACTGTGGGCGTGTTCTCACCTAAGAAAACCCCACATCTGGTGAATCTTAATGAAGATCCCAATCTTTCCGAATGTCTGCTCTACTACATCAAGGACGGCTTGACCCGTTTGGGTACGCATGAGGCAAATGTGCCCCAAGACATTCAGCTCTCCGGTTCGCACATCCTCAAGGAGCACTGCACTTTCGAGAACCGCAACAGCACGGTTACCCTGTTGCCGCACAAGGACGCCATCATCTATGTGAATGGCCGTAAATTGGTAGAACCGGAGGTCCTCAAGACCGGATCACGAGTGATTTTGGGCAAGAACCATGTCTTCCGCTTCACCAATCCGGAGCAGGCCCGCGAGCTGCGCGACAAGATCGAGACCGAGACCGAGGCGGAGAACGAGGTGGAGAAGGCCGACACCCAGCAGGTGGACTGGAACTTTGCCCAGTGCGAGTTGCTCGAGAAGCAGGGCATCGATCTCAAGGCCGAGATGAAGAAGCGATTGGACAACCTGGAGGAGCAATACAAGCGGGAGAAGCTCCAGGCCGACCAGCAGTTCGAGGAGCAGCGCAAGACCTACGAGGCCCGCATCGATGCCTTGCAGAAGCAAGTGGAGGAGCAATCGATGACCATGTCGATGTATAGCAGCTACTCTCCGGAGGACTTCCACCAGGAGGAGGATGTCTACA CCAACCCAATGTACGAGTCCTGCTGGACTGCCCGAGAGGCTGGTTTGGCTGCCTGGGCCTTCCGCAAATGGCGTTACCATCAATTCACATCCTTGCGGGATGATCTCTGGGGCAATGCTATATTCCTCAAGGAGGCCAATGCCATTTCCGTTGAGTTGAAGAAGAAG GTGCAATTTCAATTCACGCTCTTGACCGACACCTTGTACTCTCCCCTGCCACCTGAGCTTGCCTCCAGCATGGCCCCTCTCCAGCAGGAGGATGAGTTCGGAGCTCCGCCAGTCTCCAAGACCTTGGTGGCCGTGGAGGTGACCGATACCAAGAACGGAGCCACTCATTACTGGTCGCTGGAGAAGCTACG ACAACGCCTGGAGCTGATGCGCGAAATGTATCACAATGAGGCCGAGATGAGCCCCACTTCGCCGGATTACAACGTGGAGAGCCTCACTGGTGGGGATCCCTTCTACGACCGATTCCCCTGGTTCCGGATGGTCGGACGCTCCTTCATCTATCTGAGCAACTTGCTCTACCCCGTTCCCTTGGTCCACAAGGTGGCCATCGTCAATGAGCGTGGCGACGTGCGTGGCTATCTGAGGATTGCCGTTCAACCGGTCCTGGACGAGGAGTCTATTGACTTTAATAATGGTGTGAAGCAGTCGGCTCGCTTGGTCTTCAACGAGGATGATGCCAAGCCCAAGTACCGAGCTCTGAACGAAAAGGATGATGTCCAGAAGTACATTGATAATGGAGGTCTTGAAAGCAAACTCGATG CGGAACTCGAGGACGTGGATTCTGGTCGTGGCATTGACTCCAACTCTGCTTCCGAGTGCCATGAGAATGCCGAGGAGCCAGGTGAACATTTGCAAGTGGGCAAGGAATTCACTTTCCGTGTCACTGTGCTCCAGGCCACTGGCATTGGAGCTGAATATGCAGACATCTTCTGTCAGTTTAA CTTCTTGCATCGTCATGAGGAGGCCTTCTCCACCGAACCGGTCAAGAACTCAGCTTCGGGCGCTCCCTTGGGCTTTTATCATGTTCAGAAT ATTACTGTTCCCGTGACCAAGTCCTTTATTGAGTATTTGAAGACCCAACCCATCATGTTCAAGATCTTTGGACACTACCAGACACATCCTTTGCACAAGGATGCCAAGCAGGAGTTTGTATCCCGGCCACCACCCCGTCGTATGCTGCCCCCCAGCATTCCCATCAGCCAGCCAGTGCGCAGCCCCAAGTTTGGACCCCTACCCTGTGCACCCACTTCCACTGTTCTGGCCAAGCACGATGTCTTGGTCTGGTTCGAGATTTGTGAATTGGCTCCCAATGGAGAATATGTCCCATCG GTGGTAGAGCACAGCGACGATCTTCCTTGCCGGGGATTGTTCCTTCTGCATCAGGGCATCCAGCGGCGTATTCGCATCACCATCGTCCACGAGCCCACTGCGGAGGTCAAGTGGAAGGACATCAACGAGTTGGTGGTGGGTCGCATTCGCAATACTCCAGAGTCATCGGATGAGCAGGACGAGGATGCCTGTGTCCTGTCGCTGGGTCTCTTCCCCGGCGAGGCACTGGAGGTGCCCGGGGACGATCGCTCCTTCTACCGCTTCGAGGCGGCCTGGGACTCCAGCCTGCACAACTCGGCGCTGCTCAACCGCGTCTCCCAGGGCGGCGAGACCATCTATATTACTCTGAGCGCTTATTTGGAG TTGGAGAACTGCGCCCGCCCGGCCATTATTACCAAGGACCTGAGCATGGTCATTTACGGACGCGATGCCCGTACTGGCCCCCGTTCCCTGAAGCATCTCTTTTCCGGACAATACCGCAACCCGGAGGCCAACCGCCTCACCGGAGTATACGAGCTGGCGCTGCGCAGAGCATCCGAAGCAG GTGTGCAGAGGCGCCAGCGTCGAGTGCTGGACACCAGTTCCACGTATGTACGCGGTGAGGAGAACCTGCATGGCTGGCGGCCAAGGGGCGACTCCCTGATCTTCGACCATCAGTGGGAGCTGGAGAAACTCACTCGGTTGGAGGAGGTGGGAAGAATGCGGCACTTGCTTTTGCTGCGCGAGCGTCTGGGAATGGACACCAACCCGAATCCGACCACCAAGACcgagaaggatgtgtgcaatcTGGCTGCCCGGGCGGCCACCTCACCGGTTCACATGGTGATTCCCCAGTCACCTCAAACGCCCATCAAGGATCCGCAACAAATCATTCCAGAAAGGCAATACAACCAAAGGGAGCAGGATCTTATGCTCAAGTGCTTGAAGCTGGTGCAGG GACGCTACACCAAGAGCGAGGCCAATGACACACAGACCCAGTCGGACGTCTCGCCCAGCGACGAGGGCTGTGCCGACATGACCGTCAGCTGCATCTCTAGCAACTCCATGGA AAACAACAAATTTGTAATTCGACGCAG ATTATGTTCGCCCGATCGGTCCGATGCCCCCAACGGCTGGGAGGCCCCTGCTCCGGCCACTCAGCCGGCCCTGCCCCTACGCCTCTATGTCCCGGAGCTGGAGGAGATTCGTGTTAGCCCTGTAGTCGCCCGCAAGGGTCTCTTGAATGTTCTGGAGCATGGCGGCTCTGGATGGAAGAAGCGCTGGGTG ATTGTTCGTCGTCCTTATGTGTTTATCTACCGCTCGGAGAAGGATCCCGTTGAACGGGCTGTCCTTAATCTAGCCACCGCCCAAGTCGAGTGCAGTGAAGATCAGGCGGCCATGGTCAAGATTCCGAACACCTTCAG TGTGGTGACCAAGCATCGTGGCTACTTGCTCCAGACCCTTGGCGACAAAGAAGTGCACGACTGGCTGTATGCCATTAACCCCTTGCTGGCTGGGCAGATCAA ATCTCGACTGGCGCGAAGGACTTTGGAGCCGGCCAGCCAGACGGTCTCCCAGATCCAGGCCAACAACGCCGCGAATGCCAGCAGTGCGAACAAATGA
- the LOC6496289 gene encoding kinesin-like protein unc-104 isoform X6, which produces MSSVKVAVRVRPFNSREIARESKCIIEMSGATTAITNPKVPPNTSESVKRFNFDYSYWSHDHHDADFSTQSMVYKDIGEEMLQHSFDGYNVCIFAYGQTGAGKSYTMMGRQEEQQEGIIPMICKDLFGRIQQTETDDLKYSVEVSYMEIYCERVRDLLNPKNKGNLRVREHPLLGPYVEDLSKLAVTDYQDIHDLIDEGNKARTVAATNMNETSSRSHAVFTIFFTQRRHDTMTDLITEKVSKISLVDLAGSERADSTGAKGTRLKEGANINKSLTTLGKVISALAEVASKKKNAKKADFIPYRDSALTWLLRENLGGNSKTAMIAAISPADINYDETLSTLRYADRAKQIVCKAVVNEDANAKLIRELKEEIQKLRDLLKAEGIEVQEEDELTKSTVIKSPTKSRNRNGSTTEMAVDQLQASEKLIAELNETWEEKLKRTEEIRLQREAVFAEMGVAVKEDGITVGVFSPKKTPHLVNLNEDPNLSECLLYYIKDGLTRLGTHEANVPQDIQLSGSHILKEHCTFENRNSTVTLLPHKDAIIYVNGRKLVEPEVLKTGSRVILGKNHVFRFTNPEQARELRDKIETETEAENEVEKADTQQVDWNFAQCELLEKQGIDLKAEMKKRLDNLEEQYKREKLQADQQFEEQRKTYEARIDALQKQVEEQSMTMSMYSSYSPEDFHQEEDVYTNPMYESCWTAREAGLAAWAFRKWRYHQFTSLRDDLWGNAIFLKEANAISVELKKKVQFQFTLLTDTLYSPLPPELASSMAPLQQEDEFGAPPVSKTLVAVEVTDTKNGATHYWSLEKLRYRLELMRQIYNVESPPSSMLFDTSGMETLSGFVPPPNQDSPQQPEPPVEANDRGRLTLANLIPSRQRLELMREMYHNEAEMSPTSPDYNVESLTGGDPFYDRFPWFRMVGRSFIYLSNLLYPVPLVHKVAIVNERGDVRGYLRIAVQPVLDEESIDFNNGVKQSARLVFNEDDAKPKYRALNEKDDVQKYIDNGGLESKLDAELEDVDSGRGIDSNSASECHENAEEPGEHLQVGKEFTFRVTVLQATGIGAEYADIFCQFNFLHRHEEAFSTEPVKNSASGAPLGFYHVQNITVPVTKSFIEYLKTQPIMFKIFGHYQTHPLHKDAKQEFVSRPPPRRMLPPSIPISQPVRSPKFGPLPCAPTSTVLAKHDVLVWFEICELAPNGEYVPSVVEHSDDLPCRGLFLLHQGIQRRIRITIVHEPTAEVKWKDINELVVGRIRNTPESSDEQDEDACVLSLGLFPGEALEVPGDDRSFYRFEAAWDSSLHNSALLNRVSQGGETIYITLSAYLELENCARPAIITKDLSMVIYGRDARTGPRSLKHLFSGQYRNPEANRLTGVYELALRRASEAGSPGVQRRQRRVLDTSSTYVRGEENLHGWRPRGDSLIFDHQWELEKLTRLEEVGRMRHLLLLRERLGMDTNPNPTTKTEKDVCNLAARAATSPVHMVIPQSPQTPIKDPQQIIPERQYNQREQDLMLKCLKLVQGRYTKSEANDTQTQSDVSPSDEGCADMTVSCISSNSMENNKFVIRRRLCSPDRSDAPNGWEAPAPATQPALPLRLYVPELEEIRVSPVVARKGLLNVLEHGGSGWKKRWVIVRRPYVFIYRSEKDPVERAVLNLATAQVECSEDQAAMVKIPNTFSVVTKHRGYLLQTLGDKEVHDWLYAINPLLAGQIKSRLARRTLEPASQTVSQIQANNAANASSANK; this is translated from the exons ATGTCGTCGGTTAAGGTGGCGGTGCGAGTGCGCCCCTTCAACTCACGGGAAATAGCCAGGGAGTCGAAATGCATTATCGAGATGAGCGGGGCCACAACGG CCATTACCAACCCAAAAGTACCGCCAAACACAAGCGAGTCGGTGAAGCGATTCAACTTTGATTACTCCTACTGGTCACATGAT CACCACGATGCCGACTTCTCCACACAATCGATGGTCTACAAGGACATTGGGGAGGAGATGCTGCAGCACTCCTTCGATGGCTACAATGTCTGCATTTTCGCCTACGGCCAGACTGGTGCTGGCAAGTCGTACACCATGATGGGCAggcaggaggagcagcaggaggGTATCATACCCATGATTTGCAAGGATCTATTCGGTCGTATCCAGCAAACAGAGACCGACGATCTCAAATATTCG GTGGAAGTCTCTTATATGGAAATTTATTGCGAGCGTGTCCGGGATCTTCTGAATCCCAAAAACAAGGGCAATCTACGAGTCAGAGAGCATCCTCTGCTGGGTCCTTATGTTGAGGACTTGTCGAAATTGGCAGTCACTGATTACCAGGACATACACGATCTCATTGATGAGGGAAACAAGGCTCG AACTGTGGCCGCCACCAACATGAACGAAACCAGCTCCCGTTCCCATGCGGTGTTTaccatctttttcacccagcGCCGACATGATACGATGACCGATCTGATCACAGAGAAGGTATCCAAGATCAGCTTGGTGGATCTTGCTGGCTCGGAGCGAGCTGATTCCACCGGCGCCAAGGGCACCCGCTTGAAGGAGGGAGCCAACATCAATAAGTCGCTGACTACTTTGGGCAAAGTTATCTCAGCTCTGGCGGAAGTT GCCTCTAAGAAAAAGAATGCCAAGAAGGCAGACTTTATTCCGTATCGTGATTCGGCCCTGACTTGGTTACTCCGTGAAAACCTGGGAGGTAATTCCAAAACTGCTATGATTGCCGCCATCTCCCCGGCAGATATCAACTATGATGAAACTCTCAGCACACTGCG CTATGCGGATCGTGCCAAGCAAATTGTTTGCAAGGCTGTCGTCAACGAAGACGCCAATGCCAAGCTTATTCGCGAACTCAAGGAGGAGATCCAGAAACTCCGGGATCTATTGAAAGCCGAGGGTATTGAAGTACAAGAAG AGGACGAACTCACCAAGTCCACGGTGATCAAGTCACCCACTAAGTCCCGAAACCGCAATGGATCCACCACGGAAATGGCAGTGGATCAGCTCCAAGCCAGCGAGAAACTAATAGCAG AACTCAACGAGACCTGGGAGGAGAAACTCAAGCGCACCGAGGAGATTCGTCTGCAACGTGAGGCGGTCTTTGCCGAGATGGGCGTGGCCGTCAAGGAGGATGGCATTACTGTGGGCGTGTTCTCACCTAAGAAAACCCCACATCTGGTGAATCTTAATGAAGATCCCAATCTTTCCGAATGTCTGCTCTACTACATCAAGGACGGCTTGACCCGTTTGGGTACGCATGAGGCAAATGTGCCCCAAGACATTCAGCTCTCCGGTTCGCACATCCTCAAGGAGCACTGCACTTTCGAGAACCGCAACAGCACGGTTACCCTGTTGCCGCACAAGGACGCCATCATCTATGTGAATGGCCGTAAATTGGTAGAACCGGAGGTCCTCAAGACCGGATCACGAGTGATTTTGGGCAAGAACCATGTCTTCCGCTTCACCAATCCGGAGCAGGCCCGCGAGCTGCGCGACAAGATCGAGACCGAGACCGAGGCGGAGAACGAGGTGGAGAAGGCCGACACCCAGCAGGTGGACTGGAACTTTGCCCAGTGCGAGTTGCTCGAGAAGCAGGGCATCGATCTCAAGGCCGAGATGAAGAAGCGATTGGACAACCTGGAGGAGCAATACAAGCGGGAGAAGCTCCAGGCCGACCAGCAGTTCGAGGAGCAGCGCAAGACCTACGAGGCCCGCATCGATGCCTTGCAGAAGCAAGTGGAGGAGCAATCGATGACCATGTCGATGTATAGCAGCTACTCTCCGGAGGACTTCCACCAGGAGGAGGATGTCTACA CCAACCCAATGTACGAGTCCTGCTGGACTGCCCGAGAGGCTGGTTTGGCTGCCTGGGCCTTCCGCAAATGGCGTTACCATCAATTCACATCCTTGCGGGATGATCTCTGGGGCAATGCTATATTCCTCAAGGAGGCCAATGCCATTTCCGTTGAGTTGAAGAAGAAG GTGCAATTTCAATTCACGCTCTTGACCGACACCTTGTACTCTCCCCTGCCACCTGAGCTTGCCTCCAGCATGGCCCCTCTCCAGCAGGAGGATGAGTTCGGAGCTCCGCCAGTCTCCAAGACCTTGGTGGCCGTGGAGGTGACCGATACCAAGAACGGAGCCACTCATTACTGGTCGCTGGAGAAGCTACG CTATCGCCTCGAGTTGATGCGACAGATATACAATGTCGAGAGTCCGCCATCATCCATGCTTTTCGATACGTCCGGCATGGAGACGCTATCCGGATTCGTTCCACCACCAAACCAGGATAGTCCACAGCAGCCGGAGCCGCCAGTCGAGGCCAATGATCGGGGCAGGCTCACGCTGGCGAATCTGATACCGTCTAG ACAACGCCTGGAGCTGATGCGCGAAATGTATCACAATGAGGCCGAGATGAGCCCCACTTCGCCGGATTACAACGTGGAGAGCCTCACTGGTGGGGATCCCTTCTACGACCGATTCCCCTGGTTCCGGATGGTCGGACGCTCCTTCATCTATCTGAGCAACTTGCTCTACCCCGTTCCCTTGGTCCACAAGGTGGCCATCGTCAATGAGCGTGGCGACGTGCGTGGCTATCTGAGGATTGCCGTTCAACCGGTCCTGGACGAGGAGTCTATTGACTTTAATAATGGTGTGAAGCAGTCGGCTCGCTTGGTCTTCAACGAGGATGATGCCAAGCCCAAGTACCGAGCTCTGAACGAAAAGGATGATGTCCAGAAGTACATTGATAATGGAGGTCTTGAAAGCAAACTCGATG CGGAACTCGAGGACGTGGATTCTGGTCGTGGCATTGACTCCAACTCTGCTTCCGAGTGCCATGAGAATGCCGAGGAGCCAGGTGAACATTTGCAAGTGGGCAAGGAATTCACTTTCCGTGTCACTGTGCTCCAGGCCACTGGCATTGGAGCTGAATATGCAGACATCTTCTGTCAGTTTAA CTTCTTGCATCGTCATGAGGAGGCCTTCTCCACCGAACCGGTCAAGAACTCAGCTTCGGGCGCTCCCTTGGGCTTTTATCATGTTCAGAAT ATTACTGTTCCCGTGACCAAGTCCTTTATTGAGTATTTGAAGACCCAACCCATCATGTTCAAGATCTTTGGACACTACCAGACACATCCTTTGCACAAGGATGCCAAGCAGGAGTTTGTATCCCGGCCACCACCCCGTCGTATGCTGCCCCCCAGCATTCCCATCAGCCAGCCAGTGCGCAGCCCCAAGTTTGGACCCCTACCCTGTGCACCCACTTCCACTGTTCTGGCCAAGCACGATGTCTTGGTCTGGTTCGAGATTTGTGAATTGGCTCCCAATGGAGAATATGTCCCATCG GTGGTAGAGCACAGCGACGATCTTCCTTGCCGGGGATTGTTCCTTCTGCATCAGGGCATCCAGCGGCGTATTCGCATCACCATCGTCCACGAGCCCACTGCGGAGGTCAAGTGGAAGGACATCAACGAGTTGGTGGTGGGTCGCATTCGCAATACTCCAGAGTCATCGGATGAGCAGGACGAGGATGCCTGTGTCCTGTCGCTGGGTCTCTTCCCCGGCGAGGCACTGGAGGTGCCCGGGGACGATCGCTCCTTCTACCGCTTCGAGGCGGCCTGGGACTCCAGCCTGCACAACTCGGCGCTGCTCAACCGCGTCTCCCAGGGCGGCGAGACCATCTATATTACTCTGAGCGCTTATTTGGAG TTGGAGAACTGCGCCCGCCCGGCCATTATTACCAAGGACCTGAGCATGGTCATTTACGGACGCGATGCCCGTACTGGCCCCCGTTCCCTGAAGCATCTCTTTTCCGGACAATACCGCAACCCGGAGGCCAACCGCCTCACCGGAGTATACGAGCTGGCGCTGCGCAGAGCATCCGAAGCAGGTAGTCCAG GTGTGCAGAGGCGCCAGCGTCGAGTGCTGGACACCAGTTCCACGTATGTACGCGGTGAGGAGAACCTGCATGGCTGGCGGCCAAGGGGCGACTCCCTGATCTTCGACCATCAGTGGGAGCTGGAGAAACTCACTCGGTTGGAGGAGGTGGGAAGAATGCGGCACTTGCTTTTGCTGCGCGAGCGTCTGGGAATGGACACCAACCCGAATCCGACCACCAAGACcgagaaggatgtgtgcaatcTGGCTGCCCGGGCGGCCACCTCACCGGTTCACATGGTGATTCCCCAGTCACCTCAAACGCCCATCAAGGATCCGCAACAAATCATTCCAGAAAGGCAATACAACCAAAGGGAGCAGGATCTTATGCTCAAGTGCTTGAAGCTGGTGCAGG GACGCTACACCAAGAGCGAGGCCAATGACACACAGACCCAGTCGGACGTCTCGCCCAGCGACGAGGGCTGTGCCGACATGACCGTCAGCTGCATCTCTAGCAACTCCATGGA AAACAACAAATTTGTAATTCGACGCAG ATTATGTTCGCCCGATCGGTCCGATGCCCCCAACGGCTGGGAGGCCCCTGCTCCGGCCACTCAGCCGGCCCTGCCCCTACGCCTCTATGTCCCGGAGCTGGAGGAGATTCGTGTTAGCCCTGTAGTCGCCCGCAAGGGTCTCTTGAATGTTCTGGAGCATGGCGGCTCTGGATGGAAGAAGCGCTGGGTG ATTGTTCGTCGTCCTTATGTGTTTATCTACCGCTCGGAGAAGGATCCCGTTGAACGGGCTGTCCTTAATCTAGCCACCGCCCAAGTCGAGTGCAGTGAAGATCAGGCGGCCATGGTCAAGATTCCGAACACCTTCAG TGTGGTGACCAAGCATCGTGGCTACTTGCTCCAGACCCTTGGCGACAAAGAAGTGCACGACTGGCTGTATGCCATTAACCCCTTGCTGGCTGGGCAGATCAA ATCTCGACTGGCGCGAAGGACTTTGGAGCCGGCCAGCCAGACGGTCTCCCAGATCCAGGCCAACAACGCCGCGAATGCCAGCAGTGCGAACAAATGA